A segment of the Bactrocera neohumeralis isolate Rockhampton chromosome 3, APGP_CSIRO_Bneo_wtdbg2-racon-allhic-juicebox.fasta_v2, whole genome shotgun sequence genome:
TTacttatatagtaaatataaaagtcttaaacaaaaaaaacgagcCGGCTTCTAAAGCCTTTTATTTTGGCTGCCTCACcacgtttttgtttgttttgcttcaAAACTGCTTgctcatatactacatatacgaatatacatacataagtttatatgtatattcttacaTATTCACATATTCTCAATTTTATAGCGCTTTGTTTATTGCAGTTTTTGCTTTGCTCAACAAGTTCTATAAGTACACTTCgacttataatataaataaataaatatttatgtatgtttgtatgtacatatatatactccCACAAGAACACTATATATGTGCATAAGTGTACgtgattttaatttctaaatatcaggtatattttatatataaaatactgcTCCCTCACATATTCGTTTAAAAGGTGTGCTTAGCTACCCAATAGGAAATTAAACCGATGAAGTCTGCTCCTTAATTTTGTGTTTGTAGTTCATTGGTTCGGAAAAACTCCCAAGTATACTCTGCatatcaatatataatataataatattttcttcgcCTTGATATCGACTATATATTCTACTTCTACTTTCTGAAAATGTACATTTGTTATCACGGAAGTAAATCATAACGTCATCACGTATTTACTATAATTTACAATTGGTGTATTTTATTTGGTATTGAATGAAATTCCCCAATACGGACAGTCCTAATAGCCGCACATCTCCCATATTGTCATTAATTTACTCCTAGCTGGCATTGGCTCGggtttattatttgaaatatagttCTGAGTTTAGGTTTTGCAGCTTCTGACTCTAAGAATACATTTTAAACGTCCGTTTTTCCTTAGCCGGATTACAATACTGCGACCGTGGGTGTCCGGTTATGAggaatttcactgtatatacatatgtacatataatataaataatgtagAAATTCGAAGAGATGTCCgttaaatactaaaatataattataactaaacccttaaatatacatatgtacatatctatatacaaaaatttagtaACAGTATAAATGTCAGAGAAATAGATTTTTCCACTCACTATCAGAGCAAATTTCTTATTAGGTAGCTACCAGCtcataagaaatataaaaatgtatacataactCGGAAGTCTCtaggaaaaatatttgtagctactatagttttatagtttttacacgttatttacatacttatatatatctacatatatacacacgtCTGTATGTAAGTTATTGCCAACGTCTACCTGTTCGTTGCCCTCAAAGGCATTTATGATGTCgttcacttttattttaaattctacttatcttcttattttttttctctacaTACTTACTTAAATATAACTCATTTTATTTcctattaataatttttgttttgcttttgttttctcGTTTCATTACATCATCCAATGTAAATTCATCAATCATTATCACCGCGCATCAATTTGCCGGCActtttgaaaaccaaatttcCACTCATgtaatgacatacatacataccatactaTCTACTATCTACCTCAATACATCGCCGAATAGGTAAGTTATTCAAAAcacaatgaaatatatttatatatatgtacatatgtgtacactTACATTGTAttcgaaatattgaaaatcaattaatttcaatGCGCAATAAGTTATTTATTATCACACTTTATGGTTGGCGACTTTTGTCGaggttaaattttatttatgagtaAATACTAACTGCTACTACTCATATCAGTCCTACattgtatatattgtatgtatgtaaacatatcATTTTGAGTTAAAGTTGCTTATGATAAAACCCAAGGATTTTGTTACATTGTCATACTCGAatctaagtacatacatatgtatatatagtatgtgtatatcattaaaaatatacgaacaaaaatggGCACTTTAGGATCCTTTAAAAAATCTctatatatgttcatatatatagtaataaatgtatgtatgtatataaaagagtACATAACCATAGGCTTTCCTTCACATACAACACTTGTTTTCTGCTTTCACGGCTCAAATCTGTAAACCTTAATTGCTACCTTCAGGTAGAAAATAAcacaaatgaaagaaaattcCTGCCGGGCACTTGAGTTCAAATAATTCACAATAGTTTCTAATATaaccaaatataaatataaagttattTGGAAGATTTATTCttaatataataagaaattaaatagtATACGAACTTGgaagaaaacataaattaatttttttattaaaataaatagcttTTTATGACAAGTTAACTCtttatatcaatttattttgatacCCTTTGCAAATTATATTTGACCGCTTATGTTCGTAATCATCCGCAATTAAGATCCCTTAATTATTTAAACTAACTTGTGGTATGTTGTAAAAAATAGCTTTAAAAACTCTAAAAATAATTCTTACCCTTATGGTATACATCGTTTATTAAAGATTTCCCAATTGGCAACGTCGTCACAAACGCGTTTGCCTTGAACGAAGAAGCAGCACCATCGGCAATATTAACAAATAAGTAGACAAGGAGATTTGTAAAATTACTAATTTGTCCATTCGGAGAATATCAACAAGTGCATTAGAGATTagcattaaagttaattagtgcaaaaaaaatgtgtagaaaCGCTTTCGTTATTGCTTTACTTATAATTGgtgagtataaaaatgaatttgccaTGTTTTACTTGAAATAAACTCGCTATAATTGCCCGCAGCTACCTGCCAATTTTCAACGCTACATGCGGGTCGCACATCAGGACGTCGTGGTTATTATGGAGGCTATCAACCAACGCCACCACCTACCACAGAACCACCACAAACACCGAAAGAATATTTAGATAAAAACTCTAGTTATTCTACTTTCGGTGTAATCGCAATAATATTCTTCATTATTATGGCTTGTTTGATATTCTACTATGGCATACTATGTTATCCGTTTTTGTGTCGCGAGGagaaaaaatatagttatatgGATGCGTCATCGACCATAACTTCAGCCACATCGCATTCAATACAATCTATAGAGAACTTTCCGGTCGATCAAAAGCACTGAGACAACCTCAACGTAGCGGGAGGTCGTCATGTAACTATGTAGTGTGTAAGAAACGCTGTTGCGAAATCGTTTCCAAGAAGTTTAGGCAGCTAAAAAGACTACAGAATTTTTTCTACTCTTTCGcatttatgaatttaattatttttacaacaaaatgtgGTTAAGGTTTGgtaacaaaaaactaa
Coding sequences within it:
- the LOC126752344 gene encoding uncharacterized protein LOC126752344; translation: MCRNAFVIALLIIATCQFSTLHAGRTSGRRGYYGGYQPTPPPTTEPPQTPKEYLDKNSSYSTFGVIAIIFFIIMACLIFYYGILCYPFLCREEKKYSYMDASSTITSATSHSIQSIENFPVDQKH